GACCGAGTACGTACTGTTCGGTACACCCGTATTTAACGGCACGCAGGCCACTGGCGTTGTTGGCTACCATTCCGCCGATGGTGCACATCAGGCTGCTGCCAGGGTCGGGCGGGAAGAACAGGTTAAACTTAGCCAGGTGGTTATTCAGGTCCGCATGTATGACCCCGGGCCGCACGACCACCTGCATGTTGGAAACGTCAACCTCTACAATCTCGTCCCAGGTGGAAAGATCAATGACTATACCACCGTTAAACGCTACCGCGCCGCCGGTTTCTCCTGTGCCTGCGCCTCTAGGTGTCACCGGTATGTTGTTTTCATAAGCAAAGCGGACGATTCTCTGCACCTGTTCGGTGGCGCGAGGCAGTACCACGATATCCGGGTACACCCTTTCTAGTTTGGTAAGGAAAGAGCTGTCATACGAGTAGTACATCAGATCCAGGTCGTCTGCCAATACTTGCTCAGGCTGGAGAATCTTTAACATTTCCTGCTTGAGGACGCGTTTGTCCATCGGTTCATCTCCTTTACCCAATTTGCTGACCTCGTTCGTTTGTTCGGAAAGGAGCGTATAGGTCTTGACTACGATATTATAGCACAAACAGCGCAAACGAGGTTGGAAATTAACCTTTGTGAGGCCCAAACCGCCTGTTATATAATTAGGTATAGTTGCCACGGCGTGTGTATTGGAGGGGATTGGTGGTATGTTAGTAAGACTGGCTTATGGGAAAACGCATCAAGAAGTGGAAATTCCCGATGACCGGGTAAAAGCGATTCTGCGCGGGCAGGACCCCGAACCGGCGGTAGACGGCCTGGAAATGGTGAGGAGCTGCCTGAAGAAGCCAATCGGGTCGGAGAGATTGAGAGATATGGTGCGAAAACGCCGTCCCCGTAGTGTAGTCGTTATAGTAAACGACATTACCCGACCTACTCCTTACCGGGAGATGTTACCACCTCTGCTGGAAGAAATAGAAGAAGGTGGAGCAGACCGTGGGGCCATAACTCTAGTCGTGGCCACGGGGATTCACAGGGGTCATACCCATGAGGATAACCTTTACGTCTTCGGAAGGGAGATTTGTGATAGTTACCGTATAGTAAACCACGATTGTGACAAGCATCTGGTCAGCCTAGGGTACCTTGCGAACGGGTGGGAGCTTGAGGTAAACCGGGAAGTAGCCGAAGCCGACCTCTTGATTGCTACCGGGCTGGTTGGCCTGCATTATTTCGCCGGGTATTCGGGGGGAAGAAAGTCTGTTCTGCCCGGTGTAGCAAGCCGTAGCCTGATAAGCCGCAGTCATGCCATGATGACCGATCCCAGGGCTTGTTTGGGTAACTATGAGGACAATCCGGTGCATCTGGTTATGACGGAAGCTGCAGATCGGGTCGGCGTGGACTTTATCTTGAACGTAGTAGCAACTCCCGACAAACGCATCGAGTTGGCAGTAGCGGGTGATATGGAAAAGGCCTGGTTAGAGGCGGTTAGGTTCTGTGAAGCCGCGCGTATGGTAGAGCTCGATGAGCCAGCCGAAATCGTCATCGCCGGCTGCGGAGGGTATCCTAAGGACATAAACCTTTATCAGGCCCAAAAAGCACTGGACGCGGCGGCACCAGCAGTTAAGGACGGGGGCACGGTTATCTTGGTTGCCGAATGCACGGAAGGTCTGGGGGAAGCGGTTTTTGAAGGCTGGTTAGATGAAGCGTCTTCACCCGCAGATGTTATGGAACGGTTTAGTCGGGAGTTCGAGTTAGGGGGACACAAGGCTTTCGCGATCTGCCGGCTCTTGGAACGGATGCGGGTTATATTGGTGAGCCGGATGCCAGCTTGGAAAGCAGAAAAAGCTTTTCTTATTCCTGCTGGCAGTCTGGAGGAAGCCTGGCATTTAGCGATTGATGGACACCGAGGCGACTTTAAGACCATCATAATACCAGAAGCTGCCAATTTGGGCATAAAGATCAAAAGAAGAGAACAGGCCTAAGCCTGAACTCTAGTGATGTTCAGCCAGTCGGTCATAGATGCCCAGAGATGGGCACTGATATGTGCAATAAACCAGGAAAGCCCCAAAGGGATTTCATTTTTGCTTGTCTGTGGTGCTGACACCCAAAGGTTTCGTGAGGGTCTGTGCAAATTTGGGGCTGCGTATAATGTACAAATTTCAGCCCGTTGTTTATTTCTAGTGCGAGGCCGTTTCAGGAGGATGTATTGATTTATGTATGAGGATATCAAGCAAGTGATTCCCGAAGCCTACGTTCGGTGGGATGAGCCGATGAAGAACCATACCAGTTTCCGGATTGGGGGCCCGGCAGACTGTATGGTCTTTCCATCCAGTGTTGAGCAGGTTAATCAGGTTATATCGTGGTGTCGGAATCGTGACGTGCCATTCTTGGTCATTGGTAGCGGGACTAACATCCTGGTTCGCGATAAAGGGATCAGGGGGGTTGTTATCAAGCTGGCAGAGCGTCTTTCTGGCCTGGCAGTGGAAGGACAGAGCATCTATGCCGAGGCTGGGGTGCTGCTCTCACACGTATCGCAACTGGCGGCTGAGAAGGGGCTCAGCGGGCTCGAGTTTGCGGAGGGCATACCGGGGTCGGTGGGAGGGGCCGTCTATATGAACGCCGGGGCATATGATGGAGAAATGAAGAACGTCATATACGAGGTAACGGCCCTAGACAGCGAAGGCAACCTTGCCGTTTTGACATCAGGTGAGTGCGACTTCGATTACCGAAAGAGTATCTTTCAGCGTAACGGTTACGTGATTCTGGCTGCTCGTATGTTGTTGAAACCCGGCGATACCCGGGAGATAACAGCCAAGATGAACGAATTTGCCGAGCGCAGGCGGCAAAAACAACCATTGGAATTTCCCAGTGCTGGAAGTGTCTTTAGGCGCCCTGAGGGCTACTTTGTTGGTCCTCTTATCGAAGAACTAGGATTGAAAGGCTACCACATCGGGGGCGCTGAGATCTCCACCAAACACGCCGGTTTCATAATCAACACCGGAGGCGCTACCGCTGAAGATGTGTTGGCTTTGATCGAACTGGTGCAGGCGAGGGTGAGGGAAAGTACGGGTCTAAACCTGGAACCGGAGATCCGGATAGTGGGAGAAGCCTAAAAAACTAGTAACCTTGGCAAGCGGGGCAATTCGAATCTCTGGCTACGGTTAAGGCTTCAAGCGTCATCTGTAACCCGTCGAACATGAGCACTTTACCCACGAGCTGGTCACCTGCCCCCAGGAAGTATTTGAGGACCTGGAGAGCTTGCAAGGAACCCACGACTCCCGCCACTGGGCCCAGGACGGGTACTCCTTTGGGTTCGGATTCGGGCGCAATGTCTCCCATAAAACAACGCCAGCATGGGCCGGCCCCAGGAATAACCGTCATTACCTGACCGTAAAAGTGGCTGACCGCTCCGTGAAAAAACGGCTTGCCCGTTTGCAAAGCTACCCTGTTTATGAACTCGCGGGTCTTAAAGTTGTCGGTAGCGTCCACCATGGCGTCATATGATCGAGCCATCCTCATGGCGGTTTCACCGGAAAACGGAACCTGATAGACAGTGATTTCAATCGAGGGATTCAACATGTTTATTTTCTCTTTAGCAACTTGTACTTTGGGTCTTCCCAGATCCGGAGTAGTATAGAGTATCTGGCGGTTAAGATTAGTCAAACTTACCGTATCACTGTCGACGATTCCCAAATGCCCGATGCCGGCTGCGGCCAGATAAAGGCACACCGGAGAACCTAAGCCACCGGCTCCCACTACCAGTACCCGGGCTTCCGCCAGTTTTACCTGTCCTTCTTTACCGACCTCATCCATGACCAACTGCCGGAGATAACGTTCTTGTAGCTGTTCTTCCATAAAACTCAGGACACCTTTCTTCAGGCTTTACCGGTCCAGCCGCTTCTTTCGAGAATCTAACGGGATCTGACACGGCTAGAAGCAAGGGCTTTGGAATTATATTGTCGTAATTAGTAGTAATAGTATAACACACCTGGTAAGCATGGTAGCGCCAGAGCCACACAGAACTTCTCAAATGGGTTAACGGGTGTCGCCGGAATGAACACTTATATTATAAGTCAAATATATATTTCTTGTTATGGCCGACGAGATGGCTGTGATAGGGCAGGGACCAGGACTGGAACGTCGTATTTAGCAAGCTACGCGTGGAAAGGCACTTCCTTCTGGCCGCCAATCTGCTAAAATGTTGGCAGTACAGACCGGGGAATCGGGGTGTCTGGCAGTGAAACGATGGCGGGCGGTGTCTAGCTTCAATCAGGCGGTTGCTGATTGGTTTTTCAGGCGCTACCTTGTGGTATTGAGCTTGACCCTGGTTTTGCTAATCTGCTCCATACTTTCGGTCAATACCGGTTACGTGAAGAGACTACCGGAAACAGTTGCCGCCGCATATGTCCGCAGTGCCTTCCAAGGACGGGTCGGGAGTGGACATTTTGGGGGAACTGGAAATAGCCTAGATTTCGCGTTGCTTCAGCCGGGAGATATCTTGTTGGGGGGTAAGCCGGGCGGGGCGTACGGGCATTTTACTCATGCCGGGCTTTACCTGGGTGAAGGACAGGTCATGGAAGGGTACGTGGACTGCGGGATAACCAGGCAGGCCGTGGAGCATTACCACCAGTACGACTGGATATGTATACTGCGGGTTAAGGCCTCGGAGCAAGCTCGCAAAAAAGCGGTCGAGTATGCTTGCCAGCAAGAGGGCAAGGTGTTTTACCCTGGAGCCTTCAAGCCGGGCGAACGCTACTGGAACTGCACGAAATTCATCTGGGGAGCTTATCACCGGGAGGGTATTGACCTCGACTCCGGGCAGGATTTATGGATTACTCCAGATTCCATCTACAACAGTCCTAACGTAGTTGTAGTGGCCAGGGAAGGGCTTATGCCATGAGAGAAACGCTTGGGTGGGGATTACGTCTTTTTGTGATTCACCTGTTTTTCATCTTCATCGTTTGGTTGGCGAGCTATTTCCCTGGGCTGGACCTGCTGTTCTCG
The sequence above is drawn from the Syntrophothermus lipocalidus DSM 12680 genome and encodes:
- a CDS encoding HesA/MoeB/ThiF family protein, which encodes MEEQLQERYLRQLVMDEVGKEGQVKLAEARVLVVGAGGLGSPVCLYLAAAGIGHLGIVDSDTVSLTNLNRQILYTTPDLGRPKVQVAKEKINMLNPSIEITVYQVPFSGETAMRMARSYDAMVDATDNFKTREFINRVALQTGKPFFHGAVSHFYGQVMTVIPGAGPCWRCFMGDIAPESEPKGVPVLGPVAGVVGSLQALQVLKYFLGAGDQLVGKVLMFDGLQMTLEALTVARDSNCPACQGY
- the murB gene encoding UDP-N-acetylmuramate dehydrogenase is translated as MYEDIKQVIPEAYVRWDEPMKNHTSFRIGGPADCMVFPSSVEQVNQVISWCRNRDVPFLVIGSGTNILVRDKGIRGVVIKLAERLSGLAVEGQSIYAEAGVLLSHVSQLAAEKGLSGLEFAEGIPGSVGGAVYMNAGAYDGEMKNVIYEVTALDSEGNLAVLTSGECDFDYRKSIFQRNGYVILAARMLLKPGDTREITAKMNEFAERRRQKQPLEFPSAGSVFRRPEGYFVGPLIEELGLKGYHIGGAEISTKHAGFIINTGGATAEDVLALIELVQARVRESTGLNLEPEIRIVGEA
- the larA gene encoding nickel-dependent lactate racemase; this translates as MLVRLAYGKTHQEVEIPDDRVKAILRGQDPEPAVDGLEMVRSCLKKPIGSERLRDMVRKRRPRSVVVIVNDITRPTPYREMLPPLLEEIEEGGADRGAITLVVATGIHRGHTHEDNLYVFGREICDSYRIVNHDCDKHLVSLGYLANGWELEVNREVAEADLLIATGLVGLHYFAGYSGGRKSVLPGVASRSLISRSHAMMTDPRACLGNYEDNPVHLVMTEAADRVGVDFILNVVATPDKRIELAVAGDMEKAWLEAVRFCEAARMVELDEPAEIVIAGCGGYPKDINLYQAQKALDAAAPAVKDGGTVILVAECTEGLGEAVFEGWLDEASSPADVMERFSREFELGGHKAFAICRLLERMRVILVSRMPAWKAEKAFLIPAGSLEEAWHLAIDGHRGDFKTIIIPEAANLGIKIKRREQA